The following are encoded together in the Macrobrachium nipponense isolate FS-2020 chromosome 14, ASM1510439v2, whole genome shotgun sequence genome:
- the LOC135226044 gene encoding trichohyalin-like, with protein sequence MNAIVNLLQLFGCGFKDDPVRYTIIMFCLFLGTVFILEPIGKMVSLWQEKAKSPSLSTRSSNQGVEEIIFALKDVYEKRIKEIQDNHRSEIQAMENERSCLKATLKEKDEFVQKVTENVARLMTRTTTNEEESVSSRKCQESNKEEEVEKERKELADALKEIAKLKEDLEELRREVRAGQKNDKDASQSRKRPRKYAEENQDPQSRFWAGFTTKMDSSGLDIYSLVKTDSTRRTRDAEVVNERETASRKGSKLRRWNGKIKRWLKPESKHDPMWDELREGLLRDWQKLSRSEVIPDSEIKDILQDMEQMFKSEIEMGKEDIEAVLKHETPETEPKEVLEDTEIFEEIREIIEEEKAERRSKRRWEKNAWKSVIREHKERKANERADKKLRKQQLLSRKREEKEKKTQRKAEKGWVSAVKRNIMEQHEERKQKRNDRLKKLRDLIEFVKQERKIMKQKKKADREWLEREAMSLALYDHQVRMEEQKRKKEARRAFKQELKERNAQLKDEKDRLKNEIRTKLEEEHKRRKAKAKLEKQKLNSASNDLKRRKKDLWRKRKPKRSKVEVELRDCVLLFIQDPTLFSFYHKKNYKYTFITQDSPLEHREKWKRARKGTHSQKKSPQEHRKWWKRARKGTHSQKKSPLEHRKWWKRARKGTHSQKKSPLENRKWWKRSRKGTHSQKEVWVWKRNSIGKYELIEKKKIDRTASNK encoded by the coding sequence ATGAATGCAATTGTCAATTTACTTCAATTATTTGGCTGCGGGTTTAAAGATGATCCCGTCAGATATACTATTATTATGTTTTGTCTGTTCTTAGGAACAGTGTTTATCCTTGAACCTATTGGAAAGATGGTTTCTCTCTGGCAAGAGAAGGCAAAATCACCATCTTTATCTACACGGAGTTCTAACCAGGGCGTCGAAGAGATCATCTTTGCCCTGAAGGATGTCTATGAGAAACGGATTAAGGAAATCCAGGATAACCATAGGAGCGAAATTCAGGCGATGGAAAATGAACGTTCTTGTCTGAAGGCGACGCTGAAGGAAAAAGACGAATTCGTCCAGAAAGTTACTGAAAACGTTGCAAGGCTCATGACTAGAACAACGACAAACGAGGAAGAATCAGTCTCGAGCCGAAAGTGCCAAGAGAGTAATAAAGAAGAAGAGGTcgaaaaggagagaaaggaacTGGCAGACGCACTAAAAGAAATAGCAAAATTGAAAGAGGACTTGGAGGAACTTCGGAGGGAGGTAAGAGCTGGACAGAAGAATGACAAGGATGCCAGCCAATCAAGGAAGAGGCCACGCAAATACGCCGAGGAAAACCAGGATCCACAAAGCAGATTCTGGGCAGGATTCACAACCAAAATGGACTCCTCTGGGTTGGATATCTATTCATTGGTGAAGACAGATTCGACCAGAAGAACTAGGGACGCTGAAGTAGTCAACGAACGCGAAACTGCCTCAAGGAAGGGGAGTAAATTGCGGCGCTGGAATGGGAAAATTAAAAGGTGGTTAAAACCCGAATCTAAACACGATCCTATGTGGGATGAACTTCGGGAAGGACTGCTCAGAGACTGGCAAAAGCTTTCTCGTTCAGAGGTGATACCAGATTCTGAAATAAAGGACATACTTCAGGATATGGAGCAGATGTTTAAGAGTGAAATTGAGATGGGAAAGGAGGACATAGAAGCGGTGCTAAAGCACGAGACACCTGAAACGGAACCAAAAGAGGTACTGGAGGATACAGAAATATTCGAGGAAATCAGAGAGATCATTGAGGAGGAGAAGGCTGAAAGGCGCTCTAAACGAAGGTGGGAAAAAAACGCATGGAAATCTGTTATCCGGGAACATAAAGAGAGAAAGGCCAACGAAAGGGCCGACAAAAAGCTGAGGAAACAGCAATTACTCTCTAGAAAacgggaagaaaaggagaaaaagactCAAAGGAAAGCTGAAAAAGGGTGGGTTAGCGCAGTCAAGAGGAACATCATGGAGCAACACGAGGAGAGGAAACAGAAAAGAAATGACAGATTGAAGAAACTGAGGGACTTGATCGAGTTTGTCAAGCAAGAACGTAagataatgaaacagaaaaagaaggctgACCGAGAATGGCTAGAGAGAGAAGCCATGTCTTTGGCACTGTATGACCATCAAGTAAGGATGGaagaacaaaaaaggaaaaaggaagcacGAAGAGCTTTCAAGCAGGAATTGAAGGAAAGGAACGCACAACTGAAGGATGAAAAAGATAGGCTGAAAAATGAAATCAGAACCAAGTTAGAGGAAGAACACAAGAGGAGAAAGGCTAAAGCAAAGCTTGAAAAACAGAAGCTAAATAGTGCATCAAATGATctcaagagaaggaaaaaagacCTGTGGAGAAAACGAAAACCCAAAAGGTCTAAAGTAGAAGTGGAACTCCGTGATTGCGTTTTGCTCTTCATTCAGGATCCTACATTGTTctctttttatcacaaaaaaaattataaatatacatttatcacCCAGGATAGTCCGCTAGAGCATCGGGAAAAGTGGAAAAGAGCTAGGAAAGGAACACATTCTCAAAAGAAGAGTCCGCAAGAGCATCGAAAATGGTGGAAAAGAGCTAGGAAAGGAACACATTCTCAAAAGAAGAGTCCGCTAGAGCATCGGAAATGGTGGAAAAGAGCTAGGAAAGGAACACATTCTCAAAAGAAGAGTCCGCTAGAGAATCGGAAATGGTGGAAAAGATCTAGGAAAGGAACACATTCTCAAAAGGAGGTTTGGGTATGGAAGAGGAATTCAATAGGGAAATATGAATtgatagaaaagaagaaaatagacaGGACAGCATCAAACAAATAG